Genomic segment of Vitis riparia cultivar Riparia Gloire de Montpellier isolate 1030 chromosome 19, EGFV_Vit.rip_1.0, whole genome shotgun sequence:
TTATCTTTGATAAGTACACAATTTATTCTTTATGGAATATTCTTTtataatcaagaaaataaaggaagagattttgattttaaaaaaaagttttttttagtgTAATTATGGGATTTGAGAGCTTTAGGATTGTAATCTCCTTTAATAATAGTGGAagttcttcttcattttcacgGATAAATGTAGGTTTTAGGCCAAACCACATAAATCGTCCTACTTTGcaacttttctatttttgttcttttatttcttctccttattattgttatttgttgTGGTTTTTCCATAACATACTAAGATAGCAATTAAAATAGTAGTAAAGTTATGTCCAaagagaaacattttttaacttttagatAAGATAAGATGTACTTGTTAAGAGTGATCCACTAGTAAACTTGTAATGCAATATGATAATAAATACACTTCTTATCACTATCATCATTTTAGGTTAATAGAAGCATaagaaattttcataatatgtTTCTATAGAAACATGTTTTCTTAGAAGTATTCATCTAGTAAGTGATTACAAAGGAaacaccataaaaaaaattaaaaaaaaataataaagaaaattataaaattaaaatacaaacaCCTCACATTGGATTCAAGTGTTGAAAATAGAAACAAAGCCATTGGAAGaccaaaaaacaatagaaaggattaaaaaaaatataattgacaAAAAGCttggaaacaaaaattgataagCTGATATTAAAGGGAAAATATGTTGTGTATGACTTATAGAGACTTGAACCAAGTTGCATTGGTTCATAAAACAAATACATTTCAAGGACATGCTAAACTCAATTGTTCggccttttaaaaaaatcttcaagagCACCAACAATGGAAATTATGGAGAATTTTGAATTCACCATTCCTCTCTCAATCAacaatgttaatttttattgaaataatgcAATGTGGGTTCTGAAATATGATGTTGTCTTCTAGTTTGCAAGTGTAACAAGTTAAATACATTTGTTCTTCTTTACCCTTCACTTAGAGAAATTTCTCGTACATGGGCTGCAACTGTATAttgaaataagataaaaaataaacttaagatGATTTGagcctttaaaaataaaaagaataaaacaatcactagagaataaaaaatgattaaataaaacatgGGGGAACTTACTTTTCTACGTAATAATCATCTTTGAGATTTGCATTACACTTGTTGCATTGTAATCTATCAATAGTACATACGATGAGATTATGGACCATATCAGAATTAAAATTTGGACTTAATATAATAGTACTAAAAGAACTAGAAAATCATTATCCATCATAAAGGCAATTGTAACCATCGTTAAAAGTATAGGAGTAGCATCCATATATTGTGAAAGTAATCTACTCTATATTTTTTCACATCAAACATAGaagttgtttattttccttacaaataatcaaataagaatttattatttgaaatccactatagaaaaatattaacattgggcttgaataataattttcaataattgaaaccttcaaacaaataatttatatcCATGTTAAAAATACCATTACAATATGCTAGAAGGAGGATAAATATGCCCATAAATGTTTAAATAAATCTATAGAACTCTTATATAGATACTTGCAATATAAGTGCTAAATTAATCAAGGTAAACGTCCTCATTAGtgtcataaaaaaatttcaggtACAAGTACAAAAACTAGTAAAATACCCAACCCATGAACTCCAATCGCAAAACTTGTGATGCTTTTGTAGCTTGATGATGCTTTggtacaaataaaaacaatatacaCATTATAAACAAATTGTAgaagtcattaaaaaaaattggttgtaaAGAATAGATGataacaaatatatatgatggacaatgcatataaaattaagatatcGAAGATAGAAAGAATGATAAACTCAAGTTAACTCTTATACTATACATCCACAATCTACAACATTCAATATGAATCTCCAAAACATAACTGGTGCTTTGCAATCCTCATTGTTATAACTTTTCACATAGGCTTGGTAGTGATAGCAACTAGAAAATAtacttcttaattttcttttgtttttgttttcaaaacatgCTGAACCAATTGTAAAATAACTTTATCAATTTAGCATATAAGTACCTGTTAATGATTGCAAACATGATTCGACACACAATTgtcaactcaattttttttctttaaataaagatagaaaatgTGAATAGCGGTAACACAATTTCTTTATGAAAGAGTtgtaaaatgatatatagtgtCAAGTTGTTAGATTATTAAGTTTGGTAACCGCTAACGTATTGAAGCTCCTTTTAAAGAGACTTCACCCACCATTTACAACTTGTCAATATGAGTCTCCAAgacataatttaatatttgaaatccTCATTGTTATAGCTTTTCACATTGACTTGGTAGTGATTACATCTAGAAAGATATActtattattcttttcttttattttttatttttgaatatgtTGAAACAATTGTAAAATAACTTTATCAATTTAGCATATAAGTGCCTCTTAATGATTGTAAGCATGATTTGACACACAATtaccaattcaatttttttttaaataaagatagaaaatgTGAATAGAGGTAACACAATTACTACATGAAAGAGTtgcaaaataatatatagtgacaaattgttatattattaaGGTAGGCAACTACTAACATGTTGAAGCTCCTTGTAAAGAGGCTACACCTTTGAGATAAGGTTCATATACTTCACTTGATattgtaaaaattataaatatatagaaccTACACATATGTGAATACTATAAGACTTCATgctaaaaaattcaattcattaTGACATGCATATATATGCTAGCAAAAATATTGGGCTATGAATGTTTTCAATGTGCACAAATTTATGGTCAAAAGAAGAgaggaaaatggaaatgaagaagatatattttttttcattataaatcCTTTAGATGCAAATGCAATGACATAATAGATGTCAATCGAGGATATGATATCGGTAACCCAACTAATGTCACTTATTTTGTGAATGGTCCTCCACTTTAACATGTCTTAAAGTTTTTCAAATTGGGTTCAAGTACCTTTAGAAATAGAAAGAATGATACTTTGATTACCttgaacaaaaatgaaaaaaaacaaaaaggatttGAGAAGAGAATTAACTGAAGGGTTATACCAATTAAGTAGCATATGCTTCTTATTCAACTTATTATTCTATTGCacatgagaataaaaaaatcattactgcaaataaagttgaaattccttttaataaatcaattcaaaaattataaacaataaagggatgaaaaaaagaagaaaaaagataagaatTATAAACCTGATTAATGAAGGTTGTATATAAGCTTGAGCTTGTAAGTTGGTGATGCAATTGAGCCAACTTTTCCCATATCCTTCAAAGATGCAAAACTTGTGAGCATTTGTCTCTAGAATAGTGAATAATGGTTAaccaaaactaaatattattcttttggTATTAGCCATAGTACTAAATTGAATTCAATATAATAATTGTTTAAGCCAAGTATCTTTACAATCAATAATTGATTATTACAAGCATGATACTAAATAGCATTACcaatatttgatttcttttaattgaaaacCCAATTAAGTAATCACTTCTAAGTATATCCAtcaatataataaagaaaaaataaaaatgaaagagtaTAGAGAATACTATTCATGCAAGCATGTTCACCAGTGTGGCATGACATGTAAGAAATTCTTGCCTAgttgattacaaaaaaaataaacatgaagcAACAAATGGAAATAGAGCAAACTCGAAATATTTTGCAAAAGACTCATCTCATTTAAAGAAGACTTGATTCCTCTACACAAAACCCAATACAAAGATaaacttttcttaattaatcaatttcttTATGTGCATTTTCTAATATCTTCCATGCTTTCTTGGTAGTGCATGGttgcatttgaaaattttccaaaaattttcttcttttttttttttttttttttttccttaaaccTTTCAAAAAATTACTTTGCTTTTAGAATAGTGGTTTTATGTTATGACTCCTTGTTTATAGCCTTCCTCTATAAGCTTTTCATGCATCTTGTGAATCAAGTAAAGGCTTCATCTTCATACTCCAATTATTGTAAGTTTTTTTCATTGAGCTAAAGAACTTATAACAAATATGTCCTACTTGTCATCTTTTTCTTACAACTTAATTTATTCAAGTAATAGAGTTGATAACACATAAACAAATCCATAGAGAGAAATAAGTCATGATGGAAAGTCAAGGTAAGAAGGTAAGTAAtggagaaaaatcaagaaaatgacaTTATTTTCCACCACTCTTGTTTAAGtatcacacttttttttttttttatggacacCTTTACCTAACAAATAGATATTCTTAATaacaaaaagtataaaaaaataacttgtaaGATTTATGTATAAACATATAATTAAATCAACCACTCAAATTTGTAAATATTCTAATTGacttttagaaaactaaatcaAATCCTAATAATTGGGAACTTCCTAAACTCAAGGTTCCTTTCTAACTGGTTTTGAATGTGAATAAAAGATAAGGAAAAATATGCAATGGATCCAAGTAATTGTATTTATTGGGTTGGATGGTGGGCAATGTGGAAAGGGAATGGTGAAGTATTCCAAAAATCGATTTCAATTGAGGATGAAACCAATTCCTATTTCAAATTCAGATAAgaaattgacttgaaaaatgTTAGGAAATAAACCTCCCAATAGACCAAATTAatgaagtgaataaaaaaacatggaaataataataaaatagagcAAACAAAACAACACATGAAATTTACATGGTTCACCCAAAACCAACTATGTCCACAAAATTGTTGTAGATCTTCACCTTAGGGAGAAAAATTACCACAAGTGTATACGAGCATTGAATCCTCACATCCCAAATCTCGATTACACCCGAGAGAATAATAATTCTCTAATTCTTAAGAGAACCTCAATTTTCACTCAAAGAATTAGaccactctttttttttcaattatgagataaataaaatgaggAGATTAGACCTCTATTTATAGGCTCCTAGTAGATCTTCGCATCTCGTTCACTACCTGAAAAAATCACAAacttctaatttcttttttagaaaataaactcATACTTTCCTAGTAGAGTCATCAATGAAGGTGATGTAGTACAACGAGCCTTCAATAGTTGAAACTAGTGATGACCCCCACATGTCCATATGAACCAACACTAACTTCCCTACTTTGGATGGCTTGCTAATCTTTGAAACAAGAACCTTCATCCATTTCTCGCTCATATGACTGAGTCTCTCGTGCTAGATTTTCTACTTCTCATCTAATTCTACAACTTCAACAATATTCTCGATGCTATAAGTAACATAGAGAGTACCGTTCTTCTTTCCATGAGCTATGACCATAGCTTCCTTGGTGATCTTTCATTCGCTCCTTATCAAGTTAATcaatagcaattttttttaaaaaaaaaaaactaggaatAAATATCATGTCTTTAAATTTCCACATGGGCCCATTTGGTAGCCTCACTTGAATATCGTTTTTTCTGGTAATCTTCAAGGTCTCAACATTGGCCAGGTCAACATTCTCATAATCACCACTAATGTAGTTCTTCATGACTTCATAGTAAGAGGTGCAGTGATACAATGCCCCAGAATCCAAAATCCAGGATTCAACTAGACTATTGACACTTAGGATTAGAGCATCGCCAATATCTTCGGCCACGTTCACGGATTCTTTTCACTGCCATTGTTCTTTTTCAGTGCTCTCTAATCTTTCTTCTAGTGATCATTCTTACTGCAGTTCCAACAACTATTCTCTTTCTTCCTAGACCTAGGCTTGCTCCATTTTAATCTGCTTTGATTTGAGTTTCTGTCATCATGTCTACCTCTAGATTCAATGTTTAAGGTAGAACTTGATGTTTCTCTTAGTTCTCTTTGGTGTATTTCTTTGCCTAGAATTAGATCTCGAACTTCCTTAAATACCATCTTCTTCTTCGCAGAAGAATTGCTCACTGTTGTTACCATCATGTTACAGCTTTTCAGTAGAGAGGATACAAAGATTAAAGCTCAAACTCCATCGTCAAACTTGATTTCCACCAAACTTAGTTGTGTTGTAATTGTACTAAATTCATTGATGTGAGTTGCTATAGACGCACTTTCTATCATTCACAAATTGAATAACAACCTCATCAAGTGCACTTTATTTGAAGCGAATGGCTTCTCATACATGTTAGAAAGAGTCGCCATAAGACCTATTGTGATCTTCTTTGCTATGTTGAAAGCGACATTATGAGATAACATCAATTGGATAACTCCAAGTGCCTGCCTGTCTAGTAGAGCCCACTCTTCATTCTTCATATCGGTTCTTTTCTCCTAAAAAATGCAAATGCACATCTTTCTGATATAGATAATCTTCAATTTGCATTTTTCTAGAAGCTAAAATCTTCACCATTGAACTTCTCAATTATGATGctctttccttcattttctgcCAGCAATCCCACTCAAATTTGGTTCTTTAGGACTTCTGcaaaaattatactttttacAGTACCTTTGTACTTGCAAAAAATTATAGAGAAACTTCCACCCAAAGCTTTaaactagtaaaaaaaattctgaGGAAAGACCGGAAGGATCACAACAATCCCACTTAAAACCTAGTCTTCttagacaaaaataaaagttcctAAGAAAGACTAGAGGGGTCACAATTGTCCTCTTAAATTCCAACCTCCTCAAACTACCACTAAGCTCCTAAAACACCATATGATGTGTCACTTTGATACTAGTTGTTACGAAATAAACTTCCCAAAAGATTAGAGtgatgaagcaaataaaaaaaaaaaagtggaaataATAAGGAAATAGAGTAGACAAAACAAAACACGAAATTTACATGGTTCACCCAAAACAAGGCTACGTCCATAGAGCTACTATAGATCTTCattatagggaaaaaaaataaccaCAAGTGTTTATAATCACTCACTCCTCACAATCCATATCCTGATTACACCCAAAAGAATAATAATCCTCTAATTGTTAAGAGAACCTCACTTTTTCACTTAAAGAGTTAAACCActctttctttcaattttggGATAAATAGAATGAGGAGAGGAGACCTTTATTTATAGGCTCCTTCCACCATCAAGTTTCTATGTAAATCACATGCTATTGCCAAAATATAAGTGATTCAGATTTGGCCATATCCACAATTTCCTCATCCaacattctttatatatatcatatatgcaCACACACTATTGTGAGATTTGTCATGTGCATCCCATGTCCTTAAATCAAAGACTCCATTGCCAACACAAAATGATTTGGAGCTCTTAGTCTAGtgatagaaattgaaatttccaatttatagaaaagagagaaattggagtttcgatttaataggaaaaaagagaaaaaaaaacatatttgattaaaatcaatttaaaaatcaatttgaagtcTAAGTTTAAGcaccatttcaattttcatagtaAAAATTGAGGTCATGctttgaaaacagttttctattatctagaatataaaaaaacaagaaagtacAGTTTGATaactagaaaacataaaaataaaaaataaaaaaacttttaaacaaaaaaatacaatgtTTTGAaagaacatcttttagttatttttgtttctttttactTCTTtctagagttgttttaaaaaaatcattatacaAATgtggagaatgattaaaaataaagcaatacatatgaaaattatttttaaaaacataggaAACAAGTTAAGAACATTTTAGTTTCTCAAACAAACTTATGTGctataaaatattagagaataattttcaaaagttgtTATCAAGAAGTGTTTTTccaaactattttctaaaacacttctaaaaagagactaaaattttggatttggtccctctaaaattgatttgaaagatAAAACATATCGTCCTAAGTCTCATCTACTTGCACATTATTTGGGGCTCTCCAAATTATACACACCAAAGATAATCTTTTAATACTTGGATAATGTACTTCattatttatccaaaataaGTATAGTTTCTCCTATACAGTTATtggattttgataaattttttataaatggatttttgtcatttatcgtatcaaaataaaatttataacataattCAACTACGTTAAGGTAACTTATATAGgatattttacaattaattcCTTATAGAAATAGGTTTGCCTATAATATAAGAAAAGTTGTAAGAATTATCTctatacatattttaattaggtcatgaggagaaaaaagtaataagataaaaatagacATGAGAAGTTTATATGTAGgtagaaatttgaaaaagaatatGAGACATTTTGTGGGGTGAAAGTCCATGGATCAGAGTGTAAATACAAAAAGTAGAGAAATATAGGATGTTTTTAGGATcttaaatagttttatattttttttctatcttctcAAACAATAAATCGTATGAATGAATTAATATCTTCATGTCCTTGCACTAACATGTTGGTGTTCAAGCTTCCAACTACCCAAAAAGTATTAGCAACTCTCCGCTAATGCTATAACTTTCACATGCCAGCTTAAAGGGGCATGATAAAACTAATATTACTCAGTCATCTCCAAACAACAAACACATATGACAGAAAACCATTCAAGATCCATTATGTTGCAGTTTCCAAGAGCATTTCTTCTTTACATATAATTCAAATCCCAAAATACGCTCCTTGAGACAATTACAACTTCAATATTTTCTCAGTTCTTGCCATTTATTACTATTGTCTTTATCATTCTTAGTTTTTCTCGAAGTCATTAGTACATTAGTTCGATTACCAACCATCAAGCATTTCCAACACACCAGATACCAATCTATAGTTTTTTCTTGGTTGTAGTAATCCaaagataaaatttcaaataatacaCTCCAAAGGAATTTTAATTCACTTGACTGCATTTTCTCATCCAAACTGCattaacattaaataatttacattaaCATTATTCTTTGGAGCTTCAATTTGTACTATAGCAGCAAAAGACTAAATAgacatttgttttttcttatggGGTCAAACTGCACATACCTTCCATAATAGCCGAGTATCATATCATTGTTTGTTCATTGTAGTTTATTCACCAATAAAATAGCAGATGCGTGAGCATGAAGAGGTAGCTATATAATAGAAGCAGTACAATTTGTTCAGACTTTGGAAGAAGATTAAGCATCTTAGGCACAAGTCCTTGGCAGTTGCTTGTCCAGTAGATTTGGCTTAATGTTCTTGCATTGTGACATGGCAAGGCCTTCATTTCCGTTGTTGTCACCAAGCTCGACATCTTGGCATGGTACTCCTTGGCTGCAAACAAGCTTGACAGCAACCTGAGTTGAGGTAGTGCCCTGGATGTTTCTGAAGCTAACATTGCTGAGCTTAATGCGTGATAGACTCTGAAAACAACGGATAGTTAAGTTccaaaccaataaaaatgaagggaaaaagagggaaaataagCAATAAAAATGGCAATTTTCATTCCTTTAGAAGTACCTTTAAGTTGCATTGGTTATGGGGGCAATACTTTTGATCTATGATTATGGGATTGCCAACATTATTCATGACAATATCTTCAAGATGCATTTCAGAGGTAGTGTCTTGATGAGAGAAGCAGGCCATGTCTTCACTCTGACGCCATTCTGGGTGTTGATGAAGGTGCAGTTCTTGACACTAATGCCAACCATAGGTTCTTCATTGGGGTACTTTCCTAGACCTCCCACACAGATGCCATGGCCAAGTCTACAGGTTATTCTTTGGATATTAATTTGCCCACTGCCATCACCAATTGAGACACAATCATCTCCAGTTTCTATGGCTGAATCGGTGATATCGATCCCTGAGGAACGTCCAATGTGAATTCCATCTGTGTTAAGGCTGTCTGTTGGTGCACTAATTGCAACGTTGTAGAATGTCAAATTCCCGCACCCCAGAAGATTAATATGAAACTGTTTGCTGTCTCTTGAAGTTATGTCCTTGACCATGTTATTGGTGATGAAGTTGAACCTCAGATTCTGCGATAGatatttcaagttaaaaaaaaatagacaccAAAGCTTATACTGTTAGTGTCTTCATTATGCACACAATTACATCCACAATCCACAACTCTCAATATGAATCTCCAAAACAAAACTGAAGCTTATACCCTCATTGCTATAGCTTTTCACATGGGCTTGGTAGTGATTACATCTAGAAAGATAtgcttattaattttttttttttgtttttcaaatatgttgaaaaaaatgtaaaataactTTATCAATTTATCATATAAGTACCTATTAATGATTGTAAGCATGATTTGACACACAATtactaattcaatttttatttatttttaaataaggaaagaaaatatgaatagaGGAAACACAATTACTTTATGGAAGAGttgcaaaatgatatataatacCAAATTGTTAGATTATTAAGTTAGGTAACTGCTAACATGTTGAAGCTCATTTTAAAGAGACTTCACCTTTGGGATAAGGCTGATATacttcatttgatgttttaaaaagtataaatatatagaaccTATAGATATGTGAATACTCTAAGACCTTATGCTAAAAAATTCAATAGATTATGACATGCATATATATGCTAGCAATAGATTATGATATGCacataaattatgataaaaaaagtaaggaaaatggaaatgaagaagatatttattttcatcataaatCCTTTAGATGTAAATGCAATGGAATAGATGTCAATCGAGGATATGATATCAATAACCCAACTGTAGTTATTACTTGTTTTGGGAATGGTTCTCCACTTTAACTTGTCttaaagaaatagaaataatgATACTTTGATTACCTTGaacaaaaatggagaaaaacaaaaaaaattgagaagagaaTTGACTAAACGGTTATATCAATTAAGTAGTGTATGCTTCTTATTCAACTTATTATTCTATTGCACAtaagaataaaacaaatcaGTATTGCAAAtaaggtttaaattttttttaacaaatcaattcaaaaattataaacaataaagagatgaaaaaaaaatgagataggAATTATAAACCTTAACAATGAAGGTTATATATATGGATGCTATAAGGA
This window contains:
- the LOC117909273 gene encoding exopolygalacturonase-like; the encoded protein is MACFSHQDTTSEMHLEDIVMNNVGNPIIIDQKYCPHNQCNLKSLSRIKLSNVSFRNIQGTTSTQVAVKLVCSQGVPCQDVELGDNNGNEGLAMSQCKNIKPNLLDKQLPRTCA